Proteins encoded together in one Vigna angularis cultivar LongXiaoDou No.4 chromosome 5, ASM1680809v1, whole genome shotgun sequence window:
- the LOC108340125 gene encoding uncharacterized protein LOC108340125 has translation MSISSTNSLIYLFLLFAFCEMQIIVGNDNQTCLSRKSPCFGKKVPCPNQCPFRFPSNSKAKVCYLDCDSPTCETQCKTRKPNCNGRGSACLDPRFVGADGIVFYFHGRRNEHFALVSDVDLQINARFIGLRPASRTRDYTWIQALGVLFDSQKFTVEATPAASWNDEVDHLKFSHNGKELAIPDGYLSAWQCPQSQVRIERTSSKNSVTITLPEVAEILVNVVPVTKEDSRIHNYQIPEDDCFAHLEVQFKFHGLSSNVEGVLGRTYQPDFQNPAKLGVPMAVVGGEDKYRTASLVSADCGVCLFDSAKEASEKINSDTEYGLLDCTGVANSGNGIVCRR, from the exons ATGAGTATCTCAAGTACAAATAGTTTGATCTATCTCTTTCTGTTGTTTGCATTCTGTGAAATGCAAATTATTGTAGGAAACGACAACCAGACCTGCTTATCCCGCAAGAGTCCATGCTTTGGGAAGAAAGTGCCATGCCCGAATCAATGCCCTTTTCGATTTCCATCCAATTCAAAGGCCAAAGTCTGCTATCTTGACTGTGATTCCCCCACTTGCGAAACTCAATGCAAAA CTCGCAAACCAAATTGCAATGGTCGTGGATCTGCATGTCTGGACCCTCGTTTCGTTGGAGCAGATGGAATTGTTTTCTACTTCCATGGAAGGAGAAACGAGCATTTCGCCTTAGTATCCGATGTGGACCTTCAAATCAATGCACGTTTCATTGGCCTAAGGCCAGCAAGTAGAACAAGGGACTACACTTGGATCCAAGCATTGGGAGTTCTCTTTGATTCGCAGAAGTTCACCGTTGAGGCCACCCCAGCAGCATCATGGAACGATGAAGTTGACCACTTGAAGTTTTCTCACAATGGCAAAGAACTTGCCATCCCTGATGGTTACCTCTCCGCATGGCAGTGCCCACAAAGTCAAGTTAGAATAGAGAGAACATCAAGCAAGAACAGTGTTACCATTACTCTCCCAGAAGTTGCTGAGATATTAGTCAATGTTGTGCCTGTCACTAAGGAAGATAGTAGAATCCACAACTACCAAATTCCTGAGGATGATTGCTTTGCTCACTTAGAAGTGCAGTTCAAATTCCATGGTTTGTCTTCAAACGTTGAAGGGGTTCTTGGAAGGACTTATCAGCCAGATTTTCAGAATCCAGCAAAGCTGGGGGTGCCAATGGCAGTGGTTGGAGGGGAAGACAAGTACAGAACCGCATCACTTGTTTCTGCAGATTGTGGGGTCTGTTTGTTTGATAGTGCAAAAGAAGCTTCAGAAAAAATTAACTCAGACACTGAATATGGTTTGCTGGATTGCACTGGTGTGGCCAACAGTGGGAATGGCATAGTTTGCAGAAGATGA